One part of the Sorangiineae bacterium MSr11954 genome encodes these proteins:
- a CDS encoding aminotransferase class I/II-fold pyridoxal phosphate-dependent enzyme, which translates to MSEKVVPISDKFHYIGPTDGDALVQALSKALSGSSDTVVEYEKALAGYFESRHAIGISSGGAALSVALYAAGVRPGDEVVLTPTSPLCTVYPVLAHQAVPVFVDTRPDNFGIDLADLERAVTSRTKAIIDIPMWGYPTPAIELRNAAKARGIPLIFDLAHSHGTKLDGKHLSAYADLSCFSTHDRKILATGEGGFILTDDDRLAEVVQSYRQFGNLNGKDLGLNYKLGALQAAIGKSRLGLLDGHLQSRRNNAERIAADIRNPRVKEFTVLPGSRPSYYFMLLSLGFKDNRAFIDHLDAHGIPSDIKRYGCKTLYKSPLLKPWTRNCPNAEALLDSITTIPVHPNIKAEQVNRIVSAINSYEGV; encoded by the coding sequence ATGTCTGAGAAAGTGGTGCCCATTTCCGACAAGTTCCATTACATCGGACCGACCGACGGCGATGCGCTGGTCCAGGCGCTTTCGAAGGCGCTCTCGGGCTCGAGCGACACGGTCGTCGAATACGAGAAGGCGCTGGCCGGCTACTTCGAGAGCCGCCATGCGATTGGGATCTCGTCGGGTGGCGCCGCCCTCAGCGTCGCCCTCTACGCAGCCGGTGTTCGACCGGGCGACGAGGTCGTTCTCACTCCGACTTCGCCGTTGTGCACCGTTTATCCGGTGCTCGCACACCAAGCCGTCCCCGTCTTCGTCGATACCCGTCCGGACAACTTCGGGATCGATCTGGCGGATTTGGAGCGGGCGGTCACCTCGCGCACGAAGGCCATCATCGACATCCCCATGTGGGGATATCCGACCCCGGCCATCGAGCTTCGAAATGCCGCCAAAGCACGTGGCATTCCCTTGATTTTCGACTTGGCCCACTCGCACGGGACCAAGCTGGATGGCAAGCATCTTTCGGCCTACGCGGACCTCTCGTGCTTCAGCACGCACGACCGAAAGATCCTCGCCACCGGGGAAGGTGGCTTCATCCTCACCGACGACGATCGCTTGGCCGAGGTCGTCCAAAGCTACCGCCAATTCGGAAACCTCAATGGGAAGGACCTGGGGCTCAACTACAAGTTGGGTGCGCTCCAAGCCGCCATCGGCAAGAGCCGCCTCGGGCTCCTCGATGGCCACCTGCAGAGTCGTCGCAACAACGCCGAGCGCATCGCCGCGGACATTCGAAATCCGCGGGTCAAGGAGTTCACGGTTCTACCCGGCAGCCGTCCCAGCTACTATTTCATGCTCTTGAGCTTGGGTTTCAAAGACAACCGCGCATTCATCGACCACTTGGACGCGCACGGCATTCCTTCGGATATCAAGCGGTACGGTTGCAAGACCCTCTACAAGTCGCCGCTGCTGAAGCCGTGGACGCGAAATTGCCCGAACGCCGAGGCGTTGTTGGATTCGATCACGACCATTCCGGTTCATCCGAACATCAAGGCGGAGCAGGTCAACCGCATCGTCTCCGCGATCAATTCATACGAAGGTGTTTGA
- a CDS encoding NUDIX domain-containing protein, with protein sequence MGADTRDGAASTGRLIRQWTASALVLREDRRVLLLYHRKLGVWLYPGGHIEPWETPDEAVVREVEEETGLLVRHLGAQDLSLGDAAAQVSVLRTPYAVLCERIHAKDDPHDHLDLIYLCTPETGEMGERGRSLALAEAPEARFFAWDELAELKMFPNFRSLLRRLYADEEAWRLVRLAP encoded by the coding sequence ATGGGAGCCGATACGCGCGATGGCGCTGCAAGCACTGGAAGACTGATTCGACAATGGACCGCATCGGCGCTGGTGTTGCGCGAAGATCGTCGCGTTCTGCTCCTGTATCATCGCAAGCTCGGTGTGTGGCTTTATCCGGGGGGGCACATCGAGCCTTGGGAGACGCCCGACGAGGCGGTGGTGCGGGAGGTCGAGGAGGAGACGGGCCTCTTGGTGCGCCACCTGGGCGCGCAGGATCTTTCGCTCGGAGATGCGGCCGCGCAAGTCTCGGTCCTGAGAACGCCGTATGCCGTCCTTTGCGAGCGAATCCATGCCAAGGACGATCCGCATGACCATCTCGATCTGATATACCTTTGCACCCCCGAGACGGGCGAGATGGGTGAGCGCGGCCGGAGCCTGGCCCTCGCCGAGGCGCCGGAGGCTCGGTTCTTCGCGTGGGACGAGTTGGCCGAGCTGAAAATGTTCCCCAACTTTCGCTCCCTCCTGCGGCGGTTGTACGCCGACGAAGAAGCGTGGCGTCTCGTTCGGCTCGCACCATGA